The Glycine soja cultivar W05 chromosome 4, ASM419377v2, whole genome shotgun sequence genomic sequence CATGACTGAGAATCGTTGTTAATAAAACATATTCCAAGAATGGTCTTACTTACAAGTGTTGAGGCTTATGTTAACAGTAAAAGTATAATGTAGAGTGTGCAGGTTCGTAAGGAAAATCACactttaattatattatctGTGGAAGTGTCTTAGACTTAAGTTGAAATGACATGGATTTATATATGTAGCTCATAGACGAGTCTTAGAATAAATTATcccatagaaaaaaatattaagacaaTCCAATACTTGATGGTTGATAGTTGGCAACACTTGATGAGGATTTTATGCGAGTATGACCATatgcaatgaaaaaaataattattaaataaaaaattatgcatgTTGAAAAGGGAGTTTTACTAACATCCCTATCACATCACATGGAACTTGAATAAAAGAAACAGATTATCCGAATAGTCCTAATTGAATAGATGaaaataaacgaaataaaatggTTTTAACACGTTAACAATTTAACACATTAActgaaatatatttaagaaactCTGAAATAAAATAGTTCCTGAATCTGGACGCTTCCCTGCAAGCACATACGAGACAGCATATCAGCAACCTTATCGCCTCACGTGGAATGCATGAAAAATTCACCATCCAATCACGTTTCACCATGTCCCTTATTTCTCGAAAAATCTTACCATAATTATGAATGTCAAGTTATTGCTTTGTTCCCTTATCCTATAGAGGActaatttgtttaaatatattttttaaaataagtaattttaaataaaataaataattttctgatatgttgtataattatttttacttagaataaaaaaattacttttttaaataagtaaatccattgttgataaaatcttttttttttaatttttttttcttatagttTATCTAACACCTTGTGTGCCTTCTTAAAGTTAACATATAAACTCTCGAGTTTTTATAACCATATCAattaattatagaaaataataacataatcttaatgaatttttaaaaagataagatCATTGCaatattataaatgaaataattgaaataaatcatttaaataatattaactaagaATACAATTACAACATTACTTCAgttgaaaatattattcaatttaattatttcttttcaaagttatttttttatgtataaaaaaatcaactataAAATTacccttttaattaattatatttacttaaattGGTCAATATTACCCATACTTTATGCGAAAAATGTTCATCATATTTATGTAAACCACTGTTATTAAGATAagattaacattttaattaaaaaaggtgATTAGTATTATATTCAATGtgattgatattaaaaatgttaaattgtattataactaatttgattaatttaatcattattaaaagttttttttaaaaaaagtaacttaTGTCTAAACTTACACAACAAAATATGTTATTCCATCTATCTTATTACAATTGTCGTTCTATGTTATTTCAcacatacaaataaaatataaaatataataaatagatgaaagatagtaacaattttataaagttaaccttattatatttaatttatttttagttttataagtACTATCAATGAGCAAAATAGTGTGGAAAGTAAATGGAGTGACCAAAatattgttaggaattttataatttctaattgattaatatgggttacatattatattataatatttatattagttatttacatttagatGAGCTCAATACAAAGTGGTCTAATTTAATGAGCTCATTAGACTGCcaacagaaaattgatatgggcttaatGAGCAAAAACCAGTTTGGCTCATTAGGAAATAATGAGAACCCTAATAGGTTAAAACCTAAGGCATGGTTATGATCCTCAATACACCAAATCAAGAAACAGTTTCTTCTCTCTCCATCTGAAAAGAAAACGAATGTCCTATAAGGAAGAatgtgatttggttgaggaaggtcattaaaTCAATTGTTCGATTCCGCCGTGTGTTGATCAAGCTCTATGGATTcaggtattccttaaaacctcttgataatttgatgtaatgtgttttggtgctcatttggtattttataaagttttttaaaaatttcaacaagTGGTATGAGAGCCACCATTACTGTTAGATTATTGGGATTTAAAGTTGTTTGATATGTATTATATCTGGATCGTTTTAGTTAtatgaaccctaattttattttggggagaaactatttcaatcaacaaaattgtAAAACCCGCAAAATTTCTGTGTTATGGtcgtaaagttttttttaataaaaggccTCTGCATTTGGTTTACGAATTTGTACATAGTTTTTGTTTGTGTCACGTGTGCTTACATATTATTCTATTTGGGATAAAGGTTCTACGTATCCGGCGAAGCCGTATAAATTGTTCTTGGCTGTATGAATTTGGACTTGACACTAAGGATGGAACGACCCATTCCCACTCTGGAAACCTCTAATGAGGTAAAAATTGAGAAGTGGGATCGGTCCAACTGAATGTACCTTATGATCATGAAGCGCTCTATTCTAGAGGCATTTCAGGGCTTTGTTTCTGAGGGTCAAAGTGTAAAGAAATTCCTTGAGGAAATTGAGCAATACtttgccaaaaatgaaaaagcgGAGACGAGTAACCTTTTGGCTAAGCTTATCTCCATGAAGTATAAAGGCATAGGGAACATAAGAGAGTACATTATGGAGATGTCCAATCTCACATCGAAACTCAAGTCACTTAAGTTAGAGCTTAGTGAAGACCTGCTCGTGCACTTGGTTTTGATCTCGCTTCCTGCACactttgggcaattcaaagtgaGCTATAACACTCAGAAGAACAAATGCTCCCTCAATGAGCTTATATCTCACTGTGTTCAAGAGGAGTAGAGGTTGCAGAGAGATAGGACTGGAAGTGCTCACTTGACTTCGACCTCtcagaataagaaaaggaagaagactaAGGGTGTTGAGGAAGGGACTTCTCAacgaaagaaacaaaagaaggaTGAGGAATTTACCTGTTACTTTTGCAAGAAGTCGagacacatgaagaaagagtgtcCCAAGTATGCCGCATGGCGTGTGAAGAAAGGTAAATTTCTTACTCTAGTTTGTCCTCAAAGAGTGTGGAATTGTTCTACAATACACTATGTCGGGCAAacctagcatgaatggtgtAGTAGAACGAAGAAACCgaactcttaaggatatggtgaaaGGTATGATTAGTCATTCTTCTTTTCCAGAGTCACTTTGGGGGGAAGCCTTAAAGACCGTAGTTTACATCCTTAATAGAGTGCCAAGTAAAGCAGTTAACAAACATGAACTTTGGACTCGTAAAAGGCCAAGAATTAAACATTTGCACATTTGGGGTTGTCCGGTTGAGGCAAGGCCTTATAGGCCACATGAAAGAAAGCTAGACTCAAGAACAATTAGTTGTTATTTTGTTGGGTATGTTGAACGCTCTCGGggctataaattttacaatcccACTTAAGATCCTTTTTCGAGACGGGAAATGCAAGATTTCTTGAGGAAATTGAGTTTGGGAAGGAAGAGAACATAATGAatgttgtctttgaggaagaacctATTATTTATAGTGATCAAGTCCTCATACTTATTACTGTTCAAGACACAACTCCAGTAATAGAAGACAATGTTcaaactattgacattgttccaaaacaagacaacaataaGGTTCTCCCTCAAAAACCTTTAGAGCAACCCCAACAACctcaagaagtgtcattaagGAGATCCGTTAGAGAGAGGAGAAGTGCAATctcaaatgattatattatatttctccaagaacatgagGATGATGTTGGTTTAACAGAGGATGATCCAATCAACTTCTGTCAAGCTATGCGCAGTTCTAACTCTAAAAAATGGATTGAtaccatgaaggatgagatgaagtcTATGAAAGACAATGAAGTTTTGGATCTAGTTGAATTGCTTGAAGGTGTGAAACCTATTGGTTGTAAATGcatatttaaaaccaagaaggattcaaagggtaatattaaaatatataaggcTCATCTAGTTGCTAAAGACTTTACTCAAAAGGAAGGCATTGACTATAAAGAAAC encodes the following:
- the LOC114410837 gene encoding uncharacterized protein LOC114410837 gives rise to the protein MKRSILEAFQGFVSEGQSVKKFLEEIEQYFAKNEKAETSNLLAKLISMKYKGIGNIREYIMEMSNLTSKLKSLKLELSEDLLVHLVLISLPAHFGQFKVSYNTQKNKCSLNELISHCVQEE